From a single Nodosilinea sp. FACHB-141 genomic region:
- a CDS encoding CU044_2847 family protein translates to MALTLDDKMTLECGVKVAGEARVPYLTKGTADANLKITVECSFLRKAEASALEGSSCQTV, encoded by the coding sequence ATGGCCCTAACGCTGGACGACAAGATGACGCTCGAATGTGGGGTAAAAGTAGCTGGGGAAGCTCGGGTGCCCTACCTCACCAAGGGCACAGCTGATGCCAACCTCAAGATTACAGTGGAGTGTTCGTTCCTCAGGAAAGCTGAGGCCTCAGCGCTTGAGGGTAGCTCCTGTCAAACCGTATAG